In Hemibagrus wyckioides isolate EC202008001 linkage group LG16, SWU_Hwy_1.0, whole genome shotgun sequence, the sequence CAGCTCTGGAGTTACCTTCGGTGTGTTTTATCTTGAGCCAATGCTTCTGTCCTCAAATATGGTTATCTCCACCTTAGGAGCACTGGGTTAAAGAAAAATCCTCCAGAAAAAAAACTACTATACATCAGCGTGATGAAGATGAACACAAAatgtataaacaaaaatatatacactgatcaggcataacaatattaccacctgcctaatattgcgttggtccccctttagctggtgaaacagccctgacctgtcgaggcatggactccagagtagatccctgaaagtgtgctgtgggatctggcaccaagatgttagcagcagatcctttaagtcctccaAATTGctaggtggggtctccatggggCCTCTGTAAGGCCTTtatgggccccacctcgcaacttacaggacttaaaggatacttttgaccactgcagaccaggaacaccccacaagagctgcagttttggagatgctctgatccagtggtctagccaatttggcccttatcaaactctctcaaatccttacacttgcccatttttcctgcttctaacacatcaactttgaggacaaaatgttgacttgctgcctaatatatcccacccactaacaggtgccatgatgaggagatcagtcttCAATCACctctcagtagtcataatgttatgcctgatcagtgtgtaaaccAACATCCAGATAAAATTTATTCTAAACTGGGAATGCAATGTGTTGTTCCTCACTGACTGAAGACCTCAATGTAAAGGATACGACTCGGAGTCCCCTCTCGATGGGGTCGGTGAGGAGCAGACCCAGAGGAGCGTAGATCTTCTCATTCTGCTCCTGGATGTACTTGGCGATCTTTTTCAGCACCTAATTAACCacagagataaaataaatacataaaaaattagAGGGAGGTAACATTAATACAAACGGGTGAGGAAACACAGTACACTAGTTACAGCTAAAGCACTCCTTTATACCCATCCCTGTATTACTATAATATaattctatacacacacacacacaatgcatgtCTGTTGGTTTGCAGtgacttatataaataaaataatgtacagtaagttgttaaattgaattgaatataaaaTTCGGTTCATAAGGTTCAGTAAATTCAGCTGAGGCGTACTTTTTCGTAGTGCGTCTCCATGCAGAGGAAGATGGTGTAGGCAGTGAGACAGGCGAGGCAGCCCTCTAAATACGACTTCCCTCCCAGCTTCTCCGCCTCGGCGTACAGATTATTCAGCGTCTGGATCGTCTCTTCAAACTGCTGCTTATCAATCTGCAGGAGTCGGATataaaaacatggttattatGATTTGTCTCATCTATAATGGCACCATTTACGGACTATAGAAGAAGCGTTCTTATGATTTTCACACTAATGTCACAGACATCTCTTTAATATTTAGTGCCGCGTCGTATTCGGCAGCTGTGACTGTAAGGATGGCGTCTCACCCTGGTCTCGAGCTCGGTGGGGAATTTGGTTTGAAATCTGCAGATGGTTCCTGACGTGTAGTCGCGCTGAACAAACACTTTGGAGGCGACGGTGGCCTGCTGCCTCAGATCCTGCAAGCTGTGCGTCTGTGTGAGCAACATCAGCCACATGTTAAACACGTACACAACTAGGGCTCGGGAAATAGGAACCTAAATATCATATTTATCATGAATAACGAATACGCAATACAATTAACATGAAACAGTTTTTTAAAAGAGAAATTCAAcatgtacaataataataataataataataataataataataataataatttgtcgcaatttctaataaaaaataaattaaatcagcTGTTTCCAGTCTAGgtctgtaattaattaattaataaataaataaataaataaataaatagagattATACTCGAAAAtaccacaaataaaaacataatataataataaaataaaataaatatatcatcTCTGGAATATGAcataattcattataatatCTATACACTGTCATATCACCCAGCGTTACACGTAATACTGAGATCATTATATATGCATCCATAGCTGTAAAATATTCACCAATAATGCGTCATGATAAACATACTGATCACTGGTTCTTATTTCACCTACAGCTCTCAGTCAAGTCAAGATGCTTTTATTGTAATTTCAACTATATATAGCTGACCCAGTACACAGAGAAcataacataaaacaacacagagctacaaaacaacacagagctaaggactgaaagcaagttgtcctagctacataaagtgcaacctagtgcaaacagagcaagacaaaaagacaatgcaaatagacaatacaaaacaaaacaggccaggccaggacagatacacaatacAGGCAGAATAGCACCGGCCAGTATAGATTCTTCAATGTATAAGCAgtgcaatgtgcaaaaatacactgaccaggcataacattatgaccacctgcctaatatcgtgttggtcccccttttccctgacccgtcatgcactgtgtattctgacacctttctatcagaaccagcattaacttcttcagcaatatgagcaacagtagctcgtctgttagatcggatcacatgggccagccttctctgcccacgtgcatcaatgagccttgaccgcccatgaccctgtcgctggttcaccactgttccttccttggaccacttttgatagatactgaccactgcaggccaggaacaccccacaagagctgcagttttggagatgctctgatccagtcatctagacatcaaaatttggcccttcgtcaaacccttatgtttgtccatttttcctgcttctaacacatcaactttgaggacaaaatcttcacttgctgcctaatatatcccacccactaacaggtgaggaaataatcagcgttattcacctcacctctcagtgcCCATAATGtcatacctgatcggtgtacgttTCTGTATAGCTCCGATATCAATAGGTTAAAGCTGTGAGCAAGAGAGCAGCTGAAAGGTTGCAAGTCTTCCTAAATGTTACGATTAAATgtcaaacaaatgaatgtaaatgtacaacTAAGTTGACCAGGTCAGCATTAAAGCTGTATCACTCTTGAGTAACATTATCATTAAGATTAGATACACCTCTTACAAAGAAGTCTAGGAAGATTGGCCTTCTTCTGGGCTTTTGCAAGCAAGCAATTATAATCAACAGGATTTAATTATTAACATCAATATATTactaaacagaataaaaagtaAAGCTTGTTCCAGCTGAGACAAGTAAGAAAAGACTGTAGGACATTGACTATTTGACCCACATGTGTTAGAAACTGGATGAGAAATAAACCTTGAGTCTCTGATCTGTTTAATATGGATTTTAAAgcgttttttttattattattattaggctgGTTTTACTGGAACCGAGTTAAAAAATCGT encodes:
- the golga7 gene encoding golgin subfamily A member 7, which translates into the protein MDVWIFLKKNLFVNGGTEVKLKLSPDRFVSGTAFRGGNGGKAAIMAETHSLQDLRQQATVASKVFVQRDYTSGTICRFQTKFPTELETRIDKQQFEETIQTLNNLYAEAEKLGGKSYLEGCLACLTAYTIFLCMETHYEKVLKKIAKYIQEQNEKIYAPLGLLLTDPIERGLRVVEITIFEDRSIGSR